One stretch of Streptomyces sp. A2-16 DNA includes these proteins:
- a CDS encoding aldehyde dehydrogenase family protein: MASAFDYAPAPESRSVVDIAPSYGLFIDGEFVEAADGKVFKTVSPSTEEVLSEIAQAGEADVDRAVAAARRAFAKWSALPGSERAKYLFRIARIIQERSRELAVLETLDNGKPIKETRDADLPLVAAHFFYYAGWADKLEHAGFGSAPKPLGVAGQVIPWNFPLLMLAWKIAPALATGNTVVLKPAETTPLSALFFADVCRQAGLPKGVVNILPGYGDTGAALVAHPDVNKVAFTGSTAVGKEIARTVAGTRKKLTLELGGKGANIVFDDAPIDQAVEGIVNGIFFNQGQVCCAGSRLLVQESIQDELLDSLKRRLSTLRLGDPLDKNTDIGAINSAEQLSRITSLVEKGTAEGAEPWSPECELPSSGYWFAPTLFTNVTQAHTIARDEIFGPVLSVLTFRTPDEAVAKANNTQYGLSAGVWSEKGSRILAVAGKLRAGVVWSNTFNKFDPTSPFGGYKESGFGREGGRHGLEAYLDV; encoded by the coding sequence ATGGCATCGGCATTCGATTACGCACCCGCACCCGAGTCCCGCTCGGTCGTCGACATCGCCCCCTCCTACGGGCTGTTCATCGACGGCGAGTTCGTGGAGGCCGCGGACGGCAAGGTCTTCAAGACCGTCTCCCCGTCGACCGAAGAGGTCCTGTCCGAGATCGCCCAGGCGGGCGAGGCGGACGTGGACCGCGCGGTGGCGGCGGCCCGCAGGGCCTTCGCGAAGTGGTCGGCGCTGCCCGGCTCCGAGCGCGCCAAGTACCTGTTCCGCATCGCCCGGATCATCCAGGAGCGCAGCCGCGAGCTCGCCGTCCTGGAGACCCTGGACAACGGCAAGCCCATCAAGGAGACCCGCGACGCCGACCTTCCCCTGGTCGCCGCGCACTTCTTCTACTACGCGGGCTGGGCCGACAAGCTGGAGCACGCCGGGTTCGGCTCCGCGCCGAAGCCCCTCGGTGTGGCCGGCCAGGTCATCCCGTGGAACTTCCCGCTCCTGATGCTGGCGTGGAAGATCGCCCCGGCGCTCGCCACCGGCAACACGGTGGTGCTGAAGCCCGCCGAGACGACCCCCCTGTCCGCCCTGTTCTTCGCGGACGTCTGCCGCCAGGCGGGCCTGCCCAAGGGTGTCGTCAACATCCTTCCGGGCTACGGCGACACGGGCGCCGCGCTCGTCGCGCACCCGGACGTCAACAAGGTGGCCTTCACCGGCTCGACGGCCGTCGGCAAGGAGATCGCGCGGACGGTGGCGGGGACGCGGAAGAAGCTCACCCTCGAACTGGGCGGCAAGGGCGCCAACATCGTCTTCGACGACGCCCCGATCGACCAGGCCGTCGAGGGGATCGTCAACGGCATCTTCTTCAACCAGGGCCAGGTGTGCTGCGCGGGCTCCCGCCTTCTCGTCCAGGAGTCGATCCAGGACGAGCTGCTGGACTCCCTCAAGCGGCGCCTGTCCACCCTCCGTCTCGGCGACCCGCTCGACAAGAACACCGACATCGGCGCGATCAACTCCGCCGAACAGCTCTCGCGGATCACCTCGCTCGTCGAAAAGGGCACGGCCGAGGGCGCCGAGCCCTGGTCCCCGGAGTGCGAACTGCCGTCCTCCGGCTACTGGTTCGCCCCGACGCTCTTCACGAACGTCACCCAGGCGCACACCATCGCGCGGGACGAGATCTTCGGCCCGGTGCTGTCGGTCCTGACCTTCCGCACGCCCGACGAGGCGGTCGCCAAGGCGAACAACACGCAGTACGGCCTGTCGGCGGGCGTCTGGAGCGAGAAGGGTTCGCGGATCCTGGCGGTGGCGGGCAAGCTCCGGGCCGGGGTCGTCTGGTCCAACACGTTCAACAAGTTCGACCCGACCTCGCCGTTCGGCGGCTACAAGGAGTCGGGCTTCGGCCGCGAGGGCGGCCGCCACGGCCTGGAGGCGTACCTCGATGTCTGA
- the deoC gene encoding deoxyribose-phosphate aldolase gives MPTTASAAHPLTDVTASDSTLRRFLHGLPGVDAVGLEARAASLGTRSIKTTAKAYAIDLAISMVDLTTLEGADTPGKVRALGAKAVRPDPTDRTAPATAAVCVYPDMVAVAKEAVAGSGVKVASVATAFPAGRAALEVKLADVRDAVAAGADEVDMVIDRGAFLAGNYMKVYDEIVAVREVCGTAARLKVIFETGELSTYDNIRRASWLGMLAGADFIKTSTGKVAVNATPANTLLMLEAVRDFRAQTGIQVGVKPAGGIRTSKDAIKFLVLVNETAGEDWLDNHWFRFGASSLLNDLLMQRQKLATGRYSGPDYVTVD, from the coding sequence ATGCCCACCACTGCATCAGCCGCACACCCGCTCACGGACGTGACCGCGTCCGACAGCACGCTGCGCCGGTTCCTTCACGGGCTGCCCGGCGTGGACGCGGTCGGCCTGGAGGCGCGTGCCGCCTCGCTCGGTACCCGTTCCATCAAGACGACCGCCAAGGCGTACGCCATCGACCTCGCCATCTCGATGGTCGACCTGACGACGCTCGAAGGCGCGGACACCCCGGGCAAGGTCCGGGCACTCGGCGCCAAGGCGGTCCGCCCCGACCCGACCGACCGGACGGCCCCCGCCACGGCCGCGGTCTGCGTCTATCCCGACATGGTGGCCGTCGCCAAGGAGGCCGTCGCCGGCTCCGGCGTCAAGGTCGCCTCCGTGGCCACCGCGTTCCCGGCCGGCCGCGCCGCCCTCGAGGTGAAACTGGCCGACGTGCGCGACGCCGTGGCCGCCGGCGCCGACGAGGTCGACATGGTCATCGACCGCGGAGCGTTCCTCGCGGGCAACTACATGAAGGTGTACGACGAGATCGTCGCCGTGCGCGAGGTCTGCGGCACGGCCGCCCGGCTCAAGGTCATCTTCGAGACCGGCGAGCTGTCGACGTACGACAACATCCGCCGCGCGAGCTGGCTCGGCATGCTGGCGGGCGCGGACTTCATCAAGACGTCGACCGGCAAGGTCGCGGTCAACGCCACCCCCGCGAACACCCTCCTCATGCTGGAGGCCGTGCGCGACTTCCGCGCCCAGACCGGCATTCAGGTCGGTGTGAAGCCGGCCGGCGGCATCCGCACCTCGAAGGACGCGATCAAGTTTCTCGTGCTGGTCAACGAGACCGCCGGCGAGGACTGGCTGGACAACCACTGGTTCCGTTTCGGCGCCTCCTCGCTCCTGAACGACCTGCTGATGCAGCGTCAGAAGCTGGCCACCGGCCGCTACTCCGGCCCCGACTACGTGACGGTGGACTGA
- a CDS encoding PH domain-containing protein has translation MTTAPPESRDRIYRSPMALIGGFLLLVIIGWLGIDAVVSGTGSTPWLALAALLLAVPLVIAFTLRPAVFANHDRLRIRNPFRVIVVPWGEVEMFRSGFSNEVLVKSGTKYQLWAIPVSLRGRKKAARQTARQASGRGPSRGLGLFGGGMQTDGFGGRTPVPEGPTRAETDQIMDDLGELLEARGKAKTSQGEVSVRWAYEIAGPAVAGAVLLVILAVVG, from the coding sequence ATGACGACCGCACCCCCCGAGTCCAGGGACCGCATCTACCGCTCACCCATGGCGCTGATCGGCGGCTTCCTCCTCCTCGTCATCATCGGCTGGCTCGGCATCGACGCCGTCGTCTCCGGCACCGGAAGCACGCCCTGGCTGGCCCTCGCCGCGCTGCTCCTCGCCGTGCCGCTGGTGATCGCCTTCACCCTCCGCCCGGCCGTCTTCGCGAACCACGACCGGCTGCGCATCCGCAACCCCTTCCGCGTGATCGTGGTGCCGTGGGGCGAGGTCGAGATGTTCCGCTCCGGCTTCTCGAACGAGGTCCTCGTCAAGTCCGGCACCAAGTACCAGCTGTGGGCCATCCCGGTGTCCCTGCGCGGCCGCAAGAAGGCGGCGCGCCAGACCGCCCGGCAGGCCTCCGGGCGCGGGCCGAGCCGGGGGCTCGGACTGTTCGGCGGGGGAATGCAGACGGACGGCTTCGGCGGCCGTACGCCGGTTCCCGAGGGGCCGACCCGGGCCGAGACCGACCAGATCATGGACGACCTGGGGGAGCTGCTGGAGGCTCGAGGGAAGGCGAAGACCTCCCAGGGGGAGGTCTCGGTGCGGTGGGCCTACGAGATCGCGGGGCCCGCGGTGGCGGGAGCGGTGCTTCTCGTGATTCTGGCGGTGGTCGGGTGA
- a CDS encoding metallophosphoesterase family protein has product MGIPARLADTLSMPERHEYLRRSLSRRGLLAATAVAGAAGLATGGTARAASPDLVTRPATEHVDGALVAPFGRHLAYGADPRTQMRVSWQVPLPVRKPFLRIGLSPLDLGHKVPAEVRDLFTPAGVGKSADIDQYYVHAALDKLRPGTTYYYGVGHDGFDPAHPGAAHTVYSFTTAPDPHTRRPFAFTAFGDQNPSYTAIGLNALVQAQNPAFHLHAGDICYAEETGHGLPADSSNYDARQWDQFLAQIEPTSSRVPWMVAFGNHDMEAWYSPNGYGGNEARFTLPGNGFDPEKAPGVYSFVHGNVAVVSVDANDVSYEIPANRGYTDGRQTAWLDRRLGQLRKTPGIDFIVVFHHHCAYSTTSSHASEGGVREQWVPLYEKHQVDLVVNGHNHVYERTDPVVRDKAVRELPIGGTHEPSRGGVVYVTAGAGGESVYSFPVADSYEGHEDEVGAVPTYCTGASGKVTENVDWSRVRYTGYSFIRVDVKPAHVGRTATLTVRALAATGAEVDRFTVARKVG; this is encoded by the coding sequence ATGGGCATCCCCGCCCGTCTCGCGGACACCCTGAGCATGCCGGAGCGGCACGAGTACCTCCGGCGGTCCCTGTCCCGGCGCGGACTCCTCGCCGCGACCGCGGTCGCCGGTGCGGCCGGGCTCGCCACGGGCGGTACGGCGCGGGCGGCGAGCCCCGACCTCGTCACCCGCCCGGCCACCGAGCACGTCGACGGCGCGCTCGTGGCACCGTTCGGCCGCCACCTCGCCTACGGCGCCGACCCGCGCACCCAGATGCGGGTCTCCTGGCAGGTGCCGCTGCCGGTGCGCAAGCCGTTCCTGCGGATCGGACTGAGCCCGCTGGACCTCGGGCACAAGGTCCCCGCCGAGGTGCGGGACCTGTTCACCCCGGCCGGCGTCGGCAAGAGCGCCGACATCGACCAGTACTACGTGCACGCGGCGCTGGACAAGCTGCGGCCCGGGACGACGTACTACTACGGCGTGGGACACGACGGCTTCGACCCGGCCCACCCGGGAGCCGCGCACACCGTCTACTCCTTCACCACCGCTCCCGACCCGCACACCCGGCGGCCGTTCGCCTTCACCGCGTTCGGCGACCAGAACCCCAGCTACACCGCCATCGGCCTCAACGCCCTCGTCCAGGCCCAGAACCCGGCCTTCCACCTGCACGCCGGGGACATCTGCTACGCCGAGGAGACCGGGCACGGACTGCCCGCCGACAGCAGCAACTACGACGCCCGGCAGTGGGACCAGTTCCTCGCCCAGATCGAACCGACGTCGAGCCGGGTGCCGTGGATGGTCGCGTTCGGCAACCACGACATGGAGGCCTGGTACTCGCCCAACGGGTACGGCGGCAACGAGGCGCGCTTCACGCTGCCGGGCAACGGGTTCGATCCGGAGAAGGCGCCGGGTGTGTACTCCTTCGTCCACGGCAACGTCGCCGTCGTCTCGGTCGACGCGAACGACGTGTCCTACGAGATCCCGGCGAACCGTGGCTACACGGACGGCAGGCAGACCGCGTGGCTCGACCGACGGCTGGGGCAGCTGCGGAAGACGCCCGGCATCGACTTCATCGTGGTCTTCCATCACCACTGCGCCTACTCCACCACCAGCTCGCACGCCTCGGAGGGCGGGGTGCGGGAGCAGTGGGTGCCGCTCTACGAGAAGCACCAGGTGGATCTCGTCGTCAACGGGCACAACCACGTGTACGAGCGCACGGACCCCGTGGTGCGGGACAAGGCCGTGCGGGAGCTGCCCATCGGCGGCACGCACGAGCCGTCCCGCGGTGGTGTCGTCTACGTGACCGCGGGCGCCGGCGGCGAGAGCGTCTACAGCTTCCCCGTCGCCGACAGCTACGAGGGGCACGAGGACGAGGTCGGTGCGGTGCCGACGTACTGCACGGGCGCGAGCGGCAAGGTCACCGAGAACGTGGACTGGTCGCGGGTGCGGTACACCGGCTACTCGTTCATCCGCGTCGACGTGAAGCCGGCGCACGTGGGGCGGACGGCCACGCTGACCGTGCGGGCGCTGGCGGCGACCGGGGCGGAGGTGGATCGGTTCACCGTGGCGCGGAAGGTGGGCTGA
- a CDS encoding phospho-sugar mutase: MQDDLIARARTWLAEDPDPDTRDELTKLIEAGDVTELTARFSGTLQFGTAGLRGELGAGPLRMNRAVVIRAAAGLAAYLKKHGSKNGLVVIGYDARHKSEDFARDTAAVITGAGLRAAVLPRPLPTPVLAFAIRHLGAAAGVEVTASHNPPRDNGYKVYLGDGSQIVPPADAEIAAEIAAIGSLNDVPRPDTGWETLDDSVLDAYLARTDAVLAENSPRTARTVYTAMHGVGKDTLLAAFERAGFPTPDLVAEQADPDPDFPTVAFPNPEEPGAMDLAFAKARETDPDLIIANDPDADRCAVAVKDDGAWRMLRGDEVGALLAAHLVARGAQGTFAESIVSSSLLGRIAEKAGLPYEETLTGFKWIARVEGLRYGYEEALGYCVDPEGVRDKDGITAALLITELASELKEQNRTLPDLLDDLAVAHGLHATDQLSVRVEDLSVIAGAMQRLREHPPTALAGLPVTRAEDLTRGTDRLPPTDGLRYTLTGARVIVRPSGTEPKLKCYLEVVIPVATHADLPTARAEATALLTTIKQDLSTAAGI; the protein is encoded by the coding sequence GTGCAAGACGATCTCATCGCCCGGGCCAGGACCTGGCTCGCCGAGGACCCCGACCCGGACACCCGCGACGAGCTCACCAAGCTCATCGAGGCCGGAGACGTCACCGAACTGACCGCCCGCTTCAGCGGCACCCTCCAGTTCGGCACCGCCGGCCTCCGCGGCGAACTCGGCGCAGGCCCCCTGCGCATGAACCGCGCCGTCGTCATCCGAGCCGCAGCCGGCCTCGCGGCGTACCTGAAGAAGCACGGCAGCAAGAACGGCCTCGTGGTCATCGGCTACGACGCCCGCCACAAGTCGGAGGACTTCGCCCGGGACACCGCCGCCGTGATCACCGGCGCCGGCCTGAGGGCCGCGGTGCTCCCCCGCCCCCTCCCCACCCCCGTCCTCGCGTTCGCGATAAGGCACCTCGGCGCGGCGGCCGGCGTAGAGGTCACCGCCAGCCACAACCCGCCCCGCGACAACGGCTACAAGGTCTACCTCGGCGACGGCTCCCAGATCGTCCCGCCCGCCGACGCGGAGATCGCCGCGGAGATCGCCGCGATCGGGTCGCTGAACGACGTCCCCCGCCCCGACACCGGCTGGGAGACCCTCGACGACAGCGTCCTCGACGCCTACCTCGCCCGCACGGACGCCGTACTCGCGGAGAACTCGCCCCGCACCGCCCGCACGGTCTACACGGCGATGCACGGAGTCGGCAAGGACACCCTCCTCGCCGCGTTCGAACGGGCCGGCTTCCCCACCCCGGACCTCGTCGCCGAACAGGCCGACCCCGACCCCGACTTCCCGACCGTGGCCTTCCCCAACCCGGAGGAGCCCGGCGCGATGGACCTGGCCTTCGCGAAGGCCAGGGAGACGGACCCGGACCTGATCATCGCGAACGACCCGGACGCGGACCGCTGCGCGGTGGCCGTGAAGGACGACGGCGCCTGGCGCATGCTGAGGGGCGACGAGGTCGGCGCCCTCCTGGCCGCACACCTGGTGGCCCGCGGAGCGCAGGGCACGTTCGCCGAGTCGATCGTCTCCTCCTCCCTCCTCGGCAGGATCGCCGAGAAGGCGGGCCTCCCCTACGAGGAGACCCTCACCGGCTTCAAGTGGATCGCCCGGGTGGAGGGTCTGCGCTACGGCTACGAGGAGGCCCTCGGCTACTGCGTGGACCCCGAGGGCGTACGGGACAAGGACGGCATCACCGCGGCCCTCCTCATCACGGAGCTCGCCTCCGAGCTGAAGGAGCAGAACCGCACGCTCCCGGACCTCCTCGACGACCTCGCCGTGGCACACGGTCTGCACGCCACGGACCAGCTCTCGGTGCGTGTGGAGGACCTGTCGGTCATCGCCGGGGCGATGCAGCGGCTCCGCGAGCACCCGCCGACGGCACTCGCGGGCCTGCCCGTCACCCGGGCGGAGGACCTCACCCGGGGCACGGACAGGCTGCCGCCCACGGACGGCTTGCGCTACACGCTCACCGGCGCGCGGGTCATCGTCCGCCCGAGCGGCACGGAGCCGAAGCTGAAGTGCTACCTGGAGGTGGTGATCCCCGTGGCCACCCACGCGGACCTCCCGACGGCCCGCGCCGAGGCGACCGCCCTCCTGACCACCATCAAGCAGGACCTCTCGACGGCAGCCGGAATCTGA
- a CDS encoding purine-nucleoside phosphorylase has protein sequence MNASLLPDDIQGDPHAAADAAAARLRELTGAETHDVALVMGSGWAPAVDALGAPDAEFQVTELPGFPPPAVEGHGGKIRSYRIGAKRALVFLGRTHYYEGRGVAAVAHGVRTAVAAGCKTIVLTNGCGGLREGMRPGQPVLISDHINLTATSPIIGANFVDLTDLYSPRLRALCKEIDPTLEEGVYAQFPGPHYETPAEIRMARVIGADLVGMSTVLEAIAAREAGAEILGISLVTNLAAGMTGEPLNHEEVLQAGRDSATRMGALLAQVLERI, from the coding sequence GTGAACGCATCTCTTCTTCCGGACGACATCCAGGGCGACCCGCACGCCGCCGCCGACGCCGCCGCCGCACGCCTGCGTGAACTGACCGGCGCCGAGACCCACGACGTCGCCCTCGTGATGGGCTCCGGCTGGGCACCGGCCGTGGACGCGCTCGGTGCCCCCGACGCCGAGTTCCAGGTCACCGAGCTGCCCGGCTTCCCGCCGCCGGCGGTGGAGGGCCACGGCGGCAAGATCCGCTCGTACCGGATCGGCGCGAAGCGTGCCCTGGTCTTCCTCGGCCGCACCCACTACTACGAGGGCCGTGGCGTGGCCGCCGTGGCCCACGGTGTGCGCACCGCGGTCGCGGCCGGCTGCAAGACGATCGTCCTCACCAACGGTTGCGGCGGCCTGCGCGAGGGCATGCGCCCCGGCCAGCCGGTCCTGATCAGCGACCACATCAACCTCACGGCGACGTCCCCGATCATCGGCGCGAACTTCGTCGACCTGACCGACCTCTACTCCCCCCGCCTGCGCGCCCTGTGCAAGGAGATCGACCCCACGCTGGAGGAGGGCGTCTACGCCCAGTTCCCCGGCCCGCACTACGAGACCCCGGCCGAGATCCGCATGGCCCGCGTCATCGGCGCGGACCTGGTGGGCATGTCGACCGTCCTCGAGGCGATCGCCGCACGCGAGGCGGGCGCCGAGATCCTCGGCATCTCCCTCGTCACCAACCTCGCCGCGGGAATGACGGGCGAGCCCCTCAACCACGAGGAGGTTCTCCAGGCCGGCCGCGACAGCGCGACCCGGATGGGCGCGCTGCTGGCGCAGGTGCTTGAGCGGATCTGA
- a CDS encoding gamma-glutamylcyclotransferase, with the protein MSLYAAYAGNLDARLMTRRAPHSPMRATGWLNGWRLTFGGEHMGWEGALATIVEDPLSQVFVALYDIAPADDESMDRWEGVGLDIYRRTRIRVHTLEGEEQAWTYVLNGYEGGLPSARYLGEVADAAESAGAPHDYVMELRKRPC; encoded by the coding sequence ATGTCGCTCTACGCCGCCTACGCCGGCAACCTCGACGCGCGGCTGATGACCCGCCGCGCCCCGCACTCGCCGATGCGCGCCACGGGGTGGCTGAACGGGTGGCGGCTGACGTTCGGCGGCGAACACATGGGCTGGGAGGGTGCGCTGGCGACGATCGTCGAGGACCCCCTCTCCCAGGTCTTCGTGGCCCTCTACGACATCGCCCCCGCCGACGACGAGTCGATGGACCGCTGGGAGGGCGTGGGCCTGGACATCTACCGCCGCACCCGCATCCGCGTCCACACCCTGGAGGGCGAGGAGCAGGCCTGGACGTACGTCCTCAACGGCTACGAGGGCGGTCTCCCCTCCGCCCGCTACCTGGGCGAGGTGGCCGACGCGGCGGAATCGGCCGGCGCGCCCCACGACTACGTCATGGAACTGCGCAAGCGCCCCTGCTGA
- a CDS encoding NAD(P)H-quinone dehydrogenase, translating to MGHVTRIVIIGGGPGGYEAALVAAQLGAEVTVVDCDGLGGASVLTDCVPSKTLIATAEVMTTFDSSYEELGIIVADDTPPLEQAARVVGVDLGKVNRRVKRLALAQSHDITASVTRAGARVLRGRGRLEGMQALDGSRKVVVRAADGSEETLVADAVLIATGGHPRELPDAQPDGERILNWTQVYDLTELPEELIVVGSGVTGAEFAGAYQALGSKVTLVSSRDRVLPGEDPDAAAVLEDVFRRRGMNVMARSRAQSAKRVGDRVEVTLADGRVITGSHCLMAVGAIPNSEGMGLEEAGVKVRESGHIWTDKVSRTTAPGVYAAGDVTGVFALASVAAMQGRIAMYHFLGDAVAPLNLKTVSSNVFTDPEIATVGYSQSDVDGGKIDARVVKLPLLRNPRAKMQGIRDGFVKIFCRPGTGIVVGGVVVSPRASELIHPISIAVDNNLTVEQIANAFTVYPSLSGSIAEVARQLHTRKETGGA from the coding sequence ATGGGGCATGTGACTCGGATCGTGATCATCGGTGGCGGACCCGGCGGATACGAGGCGGCCCTGGTGGCCGCCCAGCTCGGCGCGGAGGTGACCGTCGTCGACTGCGACGGTCTGGGCGGGGCGTCGGTGCTGACCGACTGCGTGCCGTCGAAGACCCTTATCGCTACGGCTGAGGTCATGACGACCTTCGACTCGTCCTACGAGGAGCTGGGGATCATCGTGGCCGATGACACCCCTCCGCTGGAGCAGGCCGCCCGGGTGGTGGGCGTGGATCTGGGCAAGGTCAACCGGCGTGTGAAGCGGCTGGCCCTTGCCCAGTCGCACGACATCACCGCCTCCGTCACGCGTGCCGGGGCCCGGGTGCTGCGCGGGCGTGGCCGTCTCGAGGGGATGCAGGCCCTCGACGGGTCGCGCAAGGTCGTCGTGCGGGCCGCCGACGGGAGCGAGGAGACGCTCGTCGCGGACGCCGTTCTCATCGCCACGGGCGGGCATCCCCGTGAGCTTCCCGACGCCCAGCCCGACGGCGAGCGCATCCTCAACTGGACCCAGGTCTACGACCTCACCGAGCTGCCCGAAGAGCTCATCGTGGTCGGTTCCGGTGTCACCGGTGCCGAGTTCGCCGGTGCCTACCAGGCGCTCGGGTCCAAGGTGACCCTCGTGTCCTCCCGGGACCGCGTGCTGCCCGGGGAGGACCCGGACGCGGCCGCCGTGCTGGAGGACGTCTTCCGCCGCCGGGGCATGAACGTCATGGCCCGCTCCCGTGCCCAGTCCGCCAAGCGGGTCGGGGACCGGGTCGAGGTCACGCTGGCCGACGGGCGGGTCATCACGGGTTCGCACTGCCTGATGGCCGTCGGCGCCATTCCCAACAGCGAGGGGATGGGGCTGGAGGAGGCCGGGGTCAAGGTGCGCGAGTCCGGGCACATCTGGACCGACAAGGTGTCCAGGACGACGGCTCCGGGCGTGTACGCCGCCGGTGACGTGACCGGGGTGTTCGCGCTGGCCTCCGTGGCCGCCATGCAGGGGCGCATCGCCATGTACCACTTCCTCGGCGACGCGGTGGCCCCGCTGAACCTGAAGACCGTCTCGTCCAACGTCTTCACCGACCCCGAGATCGCCACCGTCGGCTACTCGCAGTCGGACGTGGACGGCGGGAAGATCGACGCCCGGGTCGTCAAGCTCCCGCTGCTGCGCAACCCGCGCGCCAAGATGCAGGGCATCCGCGACGGCTTCGTCAAGATCTTCTGCCGTCCGGGCACCGGGATCGTCGTCGGCGGTGTCGTGGTCTCGCCCCGCGCCTCGGAACTGATCCATCCCATCTCGATCGCGGTCGACAACAATCTGACGGTCGAACAGATCGCGAACGCGTTCACCGTTTACCCCTCCCTTTCGGGCTCGATCGCCGAGGTGGCGCGGCAGTTGCACACGCGCAAGGAGACCGGCGGGGCCTGA
- a CDS encoding DeoR/GlpR family DNA-binding transcription regulator yields the protein MFAAERRQLILEMVRANGAVSLRELARVVQTSEVTVRRDVRALEAEGLLDRRHGGAVLPGGFTRESGFPQKSHLATAEKTAIADLAAGLVEEGEAIVVGAGTTTQELARRLARVPGLTVVTNSLLVAQALAHANRVEVVMTGGTLRGSNYALVGSGAEQSLQGLRVSRAFLSGSGLTAERGLSTSNMLSASVDRALVQAAAEVVVLADHTKLGTDTMFQTVPTDVITRLVTDEPPAHDDRAATELQALADQGVQIAVAGASGAPGGDQVPARQQQRRDVPLPGPRRGQVPSGPTLRTATVLGDPTPGAERARVADLRRR from the coding sequence GTGTTCGCTGCAGAACGTCGCCAATTGATCCTCGAAATGGTGCGAGCCAACGGGGCTGTATCGCTCCGTGAGCTCGCCCGCGTCGTCCAGACCTCCGAAGTGACCGTACGGCGGGACGTGCGCGCACTGGAGGCAGAAGGACTCCTCGACCGCCGACATGGCGGTGCGGTATTGCCGGGCGGGTTCACGCGGGAGTCCGGCTTTCCGCAGAAATCGCATCTCGCGACCGCCGAGAAGACGGCCATCGCCGATCTCGCCGCGGGTCTCGTCGAAGAAGGCGAGGCCATTGTGGTGGGGGCGGGTACCACCACCCAGGAGCTGGCCCGCCGGCTCGCCCGGGTTCCGGGACTGACCGTCGTGACCAATTCCCTGCTGGTGGCCCAGGCGCTCGCCCATGCCAACCGGGTGGAAGTCGTCATGACCGGCGGCACCCTGCGCGGTTCCAACTACGCCCTGGTGGGTTCGGGGGCGGAACAGTCGCTCCAGGGGCTCCGGGTCTCGCGGGCCTTCCTCTCCGGAAGCGGGCTCACCGCCGAGCGCGGGCTGTCCACGTCCAACATGCTGTCCGCGTCCGTGGACCGGGCGCTGGTGCAGGCCGCCGCGGAGGTGGTGGTCCTCGCCGACCACACCAAGCTCGGCACCGACACGATGTTCCAGACCGTGCCGACCGACGTGATCACCCGCCTCGTGACGGACGAGCCGCCGGCCCACGACGACCGGGCCGCCACAGAACTCCAGGCGCTCGCCGACCAGGGGGTGCAGATCGCCGTGGCCGGCGCGTCGGGAGCGCCGGGGGGTGATCAGGTCCCGGCGCGGCAGCAACAGCGCCGGGACGTGCCCCTGCCGGGACCCCGCCGCGGCCAGGTCCCGTCCGGCCCCACCCTCCGCACCGCCACGGTCCTCGGCGACCCGACTCCGGGGGCGGAGCGGGCACGAGTGGCAGACCTTCGTCGCCGCTGA